The following is a genomic window from Hyphomicrobiales bacterium.
GGGCATAGCAGAGATACTTGCCCATCAGCGAGACGGCGTAGGTCGGTACATGCAACGGGGAGGTCGGAGGCAACATGAGATTGGAGGCCGCGACGAGCACGGTCACGGCCGCGAGAATGCCGAGGAAGATCCGCCCCTTGCCATCGATCAGCCTGAGGATGAAGGGCTGGCGGATCATGAAGCTGCTCCCGTATGGCCGAGCGCGGCCATGATCCTCCCCCTCCAGGGGGAGGTGGCGCCGTGAAACGGCGACGGAGGGGGCCCGATGGGCATGGTGATATCGGCCCCACCCGACTCCGAGCTTTGCTCGGAGCCACCCTCCCCTTGAGGGGAGGGATCACGGCGCGGCGCTTCCAAGTGCAATTTACCCAACTGCAATTGACCGGTCTCGATTGGATAAAGGGTGCCCATCGAACGGTGCATGCCAAGTGAGATATCCATCATCATGCTTCCACCGAGCGACCCTTGAGGGCGAAGAGCCCGCGCGGCCTTTTCTGGATGAACAGGATCAGGAAGACGAGGAGGAGGATCTTGCCCAGCACGGCGCCCGCGTAGGGCTCGAGAAACTTGTTGGCGACGCCGAGCGTGAGCGCCGAGACGAAGGTTCCCCAGAGATTGCCGACGCCGCCGAAGACCACGACCATGAAGGAATCGATGATGTAGCTCTGGCCGAGGTTCGGCGAGACGTTGTCGATCTGCGACAGCGCCACGCCGGCGACGCCGGCGATCCCGGATCCCAGCGCGAAGGCGAGCATGTCCACGCGCGGTGTGCGAATGCCCATGGCCGATGCCATGCGGCGGTTCTGGGTCACCGCGCGCATCCGGAGGCCGAAAGGCGTCAGCTTGAGCACGGCGATCAGGCCGAGGAAGACACACAGGCTGAAGATGACGATCCACAACCGGCCGTAGGTGATCGTGACGCCCATGATGTCAAACGCGCCCGCCATGTAGGATGGCGCGCCGACCTCCCGGTTCGTCGGCCCGAATATTGAACGCACGGCCTGCTGCAGGATGAGGCTGATGCCCCAGGTGGCGAGCAGCGTTTCCAGCGGCCGGCCGTAGAGGTGACGGATTACCAGGCGCTCGATGAGGGCACCAACGCCGCCCGCGACCAGGAAGGCGAGCGGCAGGGCGACAGGCAGCGACCAGTCGAACAGGCCGGGGAAGCGGGTGCGGCAGATCTCCTGCACCACGAAGGTGGTGTAGGCGCCGATCATCACCATTTCGCCGTGCGCCATGTTGATGATACCCATCACGCCGAAGGTGATGGCGAGGCCAATGGCCGCGAGCAGCAGCACGGAACCGAGCGACAGCCCGTACCAGATGTTCTGGACGGTGGCGGCGATCGCGAGCCGGCGTTCGATGGTGGCGATGGCGGTCTCGGCGGCGAGCTTGAGCACCGGCGAGCCACGTCCCGCGACCTGGGTGAGCATGGAGTGCGCGTCCTGGTCACCGCGCGCCGCGACGATATCAACGGCCGCAATGCGATCGGCGTCCGCGATGCCGTCGGCGGTGAGGAAAATGGCGGCCTGGGCCTGTAGCAGGGCCTTTTTTACGCTGTCGTCGCGCTCGGCCGCGATGGCCTTGGCGAGGGCAGGCAAGGTCGCCGCGTCGCGAGAGCGGAAGACGGCCTCGGCCGCTTGCCGGCGCTTGGAGGCTTCCGGCGACATGAGCGTCAGCGTGCCGACCGCGGCTTCCACGGCGCGCCGCACACGATTGTTGAGGCGCACGGGCTTGAGACCGGTGGGTGCCGGTGTCACCGCCTCGCCCGTGGCCGCATCGCGGAAGGCCCCGCCCGCGTCCTTGTAGAAAAGGGCCTTGTCCGAGGGGCGATACAGCAGGCGGTTATCGCCCAAGGCGTTGAGCGCGGCCTCAGCGGTCGGCGCGCCGCTTTCGGCGACTGCCGCGACGCCTTTCTCGATATCCGCGTAATTGTCTGTAGCGAGCGTGGCGAAGGCCGCGCGCATGTCCTGCGCCAGGGCGGGCTGCAGGATGGCGGCCATGAGGACGCCGAGAAGCGATAAAAGCCTAATCATTGACGACATGGGAGCCCGCCCGCTTGGCCTTCCCCAGATGGCCGAGCCATCGCATGGGGCGTTTGGGTTCCCTCTCCCCGGTGGGGAGAGGGTAGGGTGAGGGGAACGCGTCTTTCCGTGGGGGGAGACGTGACTTTCTATAGAGGGAATTTTTCCCTCACCCGGCCGCTTCGCGGCCGACCACCTCTCCCTAACGGGGAGAGGTGAAAAGCCGCTCCGGCCTATGCGCTACCCTGCACCGGCGGGGGAGTGCGCGTTCCGGTTACTTCGCAGCCGCCTGCGCGCCCTGGCCACCGCACTTGCCCGTCTTCACGTTGAAATTGCCGCAAGACAGGGGAGCTCTCCAGTCGGAGATCAGGTCCTTGGAACCTTCGAGGTAGTCGGACCACTCGTCGCCGACGACGAGGCCAGGCGTCTGGGACACGATGTTGAACTGGCCGTTGTCCTGAATCTCACCGATGAGGACGGGCTTGGTGATGTGGTGGTTCGGCATCATTGCCGAATAGCCACCGGACAGATTCGGCACCGAGACGCCGACGAGCGCGTCGATCACCTTGTCAGGATCCGTGCTGCCCGCCTTCTCGACGGCCTTCACCCACATGTTGAAGCCGATGTAGTGAGCCTCCATCGGATCGTTGGTGACGCGCTTGTCGTTCTTGGTGAAGCCCTTCCAAGTCTTGATGAACTCGGCATTCTCCGGCACGTCGACGGACTGGAAGTAGTTCCAGGCGGCGAGATGGCCGACGAGCGGCTTGGTGTCGATGCCGGCCAGTTCTTCCTCGCCGACCGAGAACGCGACGACCGGGATGTCGGTGGCCTTGATGCCCTGATTGGCAAGTTCCTTGTAGAATGGCACGTTGGCATCGCCATTGATCGTCGAGACAACGGCGGTCTTCTTGCCGGATGATCCGAATTTCTTGATGTCGGCTACGATCGTCTGCCAGTCGGAATGGCCGAACGGCGTGTAGTTGATCATGATATCTTCGGACTTGACGCCTTTCTGCTGGAGATAGGCTTCGAGGATCTTGTTGGTCGTGCGCGGGTAGACATAGTCCGTACCCGCCAGCACCCAGCGTTGTACGCCTTCGTTCTCCATCAGATAGTCGACCGCGGGGATGGCCTGCTGGTTCGGCGCCGCGCCGGTGTAGAAGATATTCCGCGAGGATTCCTCTCCCTCGTATTGAACGGGATAGAAGAGGATGCCGTTCAGCTCTTCAAAGACCGGCAGGACGGATTTACGGGACACCGAGGTCCACGCGCCGAAGACTGCGGCGACCTTGTCCTTTGTCAGAAGTTCGCGTGCCTTTTCGGCAAATAGCGGCCAGTTCGATGCGGGATCAACGACCACCGCTTCCAGTTTCTTGCCGAGGACACCGCCCTTCTTGTTTTGCTCTTCGATGAGCATCAGCATAACGTCTTTCAACGTCGTTTCGCTGATCGCCATCGTACCGGACAAGGAATGAAGGACACCCACCTTGATGGTGTCGTCTGCGGCGTGAGGGGCTCCCCCTGAAATCGCCAGGCCGGTTGCAAGAGCAAGGGCGGCGCATGCACGTCTCAAGCCATTCTTCATGTTTGACGTCTCCCACCTCGGGATTGTTGGCGGGAGAAATCTCGCAAGGCTTGTGCCAGCGGATGGGAAGTAGCCGCGGGAGCCCTTTCCATAGGGAAAGTCCTCGCTTTAGCCGGACCGCGAGAGGAGCTCTGGATCGACCTGCAATTTGATCTGGCTATATTTTAGGCGGTGCTGGTCTGGGGCAGAAAAGATGCCTATGCTTTATGCATTCTGGATGTTGCTTGGGCGTAAGCTGCACGCCAGCAGCGATAAAGCCACGATTCGGGGCGTTCGGTGCCCCGCCGGCAGTCATGGTTACACGAATTCGTGATTCCAACGTCGGTGGCGGTCTGCTGGCTCGCCGTTCGCGCTCCATGCGTCGGCACTTCCATCGGGAATGTATTATCAAGTATTCATCGTGGTATAATGCGCTGAGATGCGTTTATTTCTCAAATGCTTCGCATGGACGCATGTCTACATTGAATTTAGAATAAATCTAAAATGAGCAATAGCGCTTTTTATTGCGCTGCGCGCGTTGCTTTCTCGTCTGAAATATGACCATTTCCGCTTGGTGCGTGGTGACGTTGCGGGTGTGTCGGCCGAATTTGGAGCCGTTATCTCACCCAGCGTTAGCGCGGGGTAAGAAGGGGCTGTCTTCGCTCGCTTTTGGGGGGCAGTCGTCGATTAACGGCGGAATGGAACGGGTCAGGAGGAGTTCATGTCCATCAATCGGATCGCAAGGATTGCTTGCCTCGCCGGCATTGCAGGTCTTTCGGCAGGCTTCTCCACGGCGGCTTCCGCTGCAGAGGAAGTGACACTCTACACGACCCGCGAGCCGGGCCTGATCAAGCCGTTGCTCGACGCGTTCACCGAGAAGAGCGGGATTCAGGTCAAGACGCTGTTCGTCAAGGATGGCCTGGCCGAGCGCGTTGCGACCGAGGGCGCGAATTCGCCCGCCGATGTCCTGATGACGGTCGATTTCGGCAATTTGATTGATCTCGTCGACAAGGGCGTCGTGCAGCCGGTGAAGTCGGACGCGCTGAACGCCGCGATCCCGGCCAACCTGCGCGATGCAGATGGCCGCTGGTTCGCGCTGTCGACCCGCGCGCGCGTTCTTTATGCATCCAAGGACCGCACGGATCTGAAGTCCTTCACCTATGAGGATCTGGCCGATCCCAAGTGGAAGGGCAAGGTTTGCATCCGCGCCGGCCAGCATCCCTACAATACCGCGCTGATCGCCACGATCATCGCCAAGGATGGCCAGGCGAAAGCCGAGGAATGGCTGAAGGGCGTGAAGGCCAATCTCGCGCGCAAGGCCGGTGGTGGCGACCGCGATGTCGCGCGCGACATCTTGGGCGGCATCTGCGACATCGGCATTGCCAATTCCTATTATGTCGGCCTGATGCGCTCGGGCGCCGGTGGACCCGACCAGGTTAAGTGGGGCGAGGCCATCAACGTCATCCTGCCGACCTTCGAGAAGGGTGGCACGCATGTGAACGTCTCCGGCGCGGCTGTCGCCAAGAACGCTCCCCATGCGGCCAACGCCGTGAAGCTGCTTGAATTCCTGGTGTCCGACGAGGCTCAGGAGCTCTATGCCAAGGCGAACTTCGAATATCCGGTGAAGCCCGGCGTGAAGGCGGACCCGATCATCGCCAGCTTCGGCGAGCTGAAGATCGATCCGGCCGAGCTCAGCGCCATCGGCAAGAACCGCAAGGCGGCCAGCGAGCTCGCCGACAAGGTCGGCTTCGATAACTAACTGCGCGTGACGCGCCCCTCCCCGTCGTGGGGAGGGGACCGTGCCATGTTCAAGCCGCGGCCCTCCATGGTGGCTGCGGCTTCTTGCCGTGTCAGAGCCACCTGAATGTTCATCGGGTCGACCGCCCCTATCGATCAGTCTCAGGCCCCATCCAGCCGGACAGCCGTGCGCAACGGCCCGGGGGGCGGGCAGGGGCGCGGCTGGCGTATAGCCGGGATGGCGGTCGCTCTTGTTGTGCTGGCGCCCATCCTGGCCATCGTCGCGGTTGCGGGCGGTGCGGCGGAGGGCGTCTGGCCGCATCTCGTCGCTTACGTACTGCCCGAGGCTATTCGCCAGACGGCCGTGTTGGTGACCGGCGTCGGTATTCTCGTCGTCGCCATGGGAACCTGCCTCGCGTGGCTCGTCGTCGCTTATGATTTTCCCGGCCGCCGCTTTCTGGAATGGGCGTTGCTACTGCCGCTGGCGATGCCGACCTATATCGTCGCCTATGCCTATCTCGATATCCTGCATCCGATCGGCCCCGTGCAGAGCCTGTTGCGTGGGATGCTCGGGATCACCAACCCGCGTGATCTGAGCTTTCCCGATGTTCGCTCGATGGGCGGGTGCATCCTTCTTCTCAGCTTCGTTCTCTACCCTTATGTCTACGCATCAGTGCGCGCGACCTTCCTCGTCCAGGCCGGCGGCGTGGTCGAGGCTTCGCATTCACTCGGCGCGGGACGCTTCCGGACCTTCCTGTCCATCGCGGTTCCTTTGGCCCGTCCGGCGATCGTGGCGGGGGCCACCCTTGCTTTGCTGGAAACCCTGAACGATATCGGCGCGTCGGAATTCCTCGGTGTCAGAACACTGACGGTGTCGATCTACGCGACCTGGATCAACCGCTCCAGCCTTGCCGGCGCGGCGCAGATCGCGCTGTTCATGCTGGCTGTTGTCATTACCCTGGTCGTGATTGAGCGCATCGCCCGTCGGCACGCCGACTACGCCGATACCGAGCCGGGCCGGTTGAAGCCCACGCGGCTCACGGGCTGGGCTGCGGTGGCGGCAACGTCGATCGCCGCACTACCGGTTCTCGTGGGCTTCGTCTTTCCCGTGCTGCATCTGTGCAACGAAGCCTACAAGCGTCTGCGCTTCGCAGGCTTCTCGCACGGCCTTGTCGACGCGATCCGCAATACTGCCTCCCTCGCGCTCGTGGCGACTGCCGTGACGCTTGTGCTCGGTGCCTGTGTGATCGTCGCGTTGCGGCTTGCCGCCCACCGCGGCGCGCGCGAGGCGCGGCGCGCCGGCCTCACGGCACGGGCCGCAAGCCTCGGCTATGCGGTGCCCGGCACAGTCCTTGCCATCGGCCTGATGGTGCCTCTGGCCACGATTGACAACGCGATCGATGCCGCCCTGCGCGCGAGCCTCGGCATTTCGACGGGACTGATTCTCTCGGGAACGGTCGTCGCGCTGATCTATGCCTATGCCGCGCGCTTCCTCGCTCTCGCGGTGGGTGGGCTGGAGGCGGGGCTCGCGAAGGTGCCGCTGACCCTCGACGATGCGGCCCGAACGCTTGGCGCCCATTCCGGCGGATTGATCAGGCGCATCCATCTGCCGCTCCTGTGGCCGGCGATCG
Proteins encoded in this region:
- a CDS encoding hypothetical protein (Evidence 5 : Unknown function), which gives rise to MMDISLGMHRSMGTLYPIETGQLQLGKLHLEAPRRDPSPQGEGGSEQSSESGGADITMPIGPPPSPFHGATSPWRGRIMAALGHTGAAS
- a CDS encoding Iron(III) transport system permease protein, yielding MFIGSTAPIDQSQAPSSRTAVRNGPGGGQGRGWRIAGMAVALVVLAPILAIVAVAGGAAEGVWPHLVAYVLPEAIRQTAVLVTGVGILVVAMGTCLAWLVVAYDFPGRRFLEWALLLPLAMPTYIVAYAYLDILHPIGPVQSLLRGMLGITNPRDLSFPDVRSMGGCILLLSFVLYPYVYASVRATFLVQAGGVVEASHSLGAGRFRTFLSIAVPLARPAIVAGATLALLETLNDIGASEFLGVRTLTVSIYATWINRSSLAGAAQIALFMLAVVITLVVIERIARRHADYADTEPGRLKPTRLTGWAAVAATSIAALPVLVGFVFPVLHLCNEAYKRLRFAGFSHGLVDAIRNTASLALVATAVTLVLGACVIVALRLAAHRGAREARRAGLTARAASLGYAVPGTVLAIGLMVPLATIDNAIDAALRASLGISTGLILSGTVVALIYAYAARFLALAVGGLEAGLAKVPLTLDDAARTLGAHSGGLIRRIHLPLLWPAIASAAILIFVDCMKELPATLLLRPLDFETLATQLYAEASRGTYEDGAIAALLIVLVGFLPVVWLARLSRHGWVRPDRATSSRAEDFNGDLSAGRQPGF
- a CDS encoding Urea ABC transporter, permease protein UrtB, which codes for MSSMIRLLSLLGVLMAAILQPALAQDMRAAFATLATDNYADIEKGVAAVAESGAPTAEAALNALGDNRLLYRPSDKALFYKDAGGAFRDAATGEAVTPAPTGLKPVRLNNRVRRAVEAAVGTLTLMSPEASKRRQAAEAVFRSRDAATLPALAKAIAAERDDSVKKALLQAQAAIFLTADGIADADRIAAVDIVAARGDQDAHSMLTQVAGRGSPVLKLAAETAIATIERRLAIAATVQNIWYGLSLGSVLLLAAIGLAITFGVMGIINMAHGEMVMIGAYTTFVVQEICRTRFPGLFDWSLPVALPLAFLVAGGVGALIERLVIRHLYGRPLETLLATWGISLILQQAVRSIFGPTNREVGAPSYMAGAFDIMGVTITYGRLWIVIFSLCVFLGLIAVLKLTPFGLRMRAVTQNRRMASAMGIRTPRVDMLAFALGSGIAGVAGVALSQIDNVSPNLGQSYIIDSFMVVVFGGVGNLWGTFVSALTLGVANKFLEPYAGAVLGKILLLVFLILFIQKRPRGLFALKGRSVEA
- the futA gene encoding Iron uptake protein A2; translated protein: MSINRIARIACLAGIAGLSAGFSTAASAAEEVTLYTTREPGLIKPLLDAFTEKSGIQVKTLFVKDGLAERVATEGANSPADVLMTVDFGNLIDLVDKGVVQPVKSDALNAAIPANLRDADGRWFALSTRARVLYASKDRTDLKSFTYEDLADPKWKGKVCIRAGQHPYNTALIATIIAKDGQAKAEEWLKGVKANLARKAGGGDRDVARDILGGICDIGIANSYYVGLMRSGAGGPDQVKWGEAINVILPTFEKGGTHVNVSGAAVAKNAPHAANAVKLLEFLVSDEAQELYAKANFEYPVKPGVKADPIIASFGELKIDPAELSAIGKNRKAASELADKVGFDN
- a CDS encoding Urea ABC transporter, urea binding protein, producing the protein MKNGLRRACAALALATGLAISGGAPHAADDTIKVGVLHSLSGTMAISETTLKDVMLMLIEEQNKKGGVLGKKLEAVVVDPASNWPLFAEKARELLTKDKVAAVFGAWTSVSRKSVLPVFEELNGILFYPVQYEGEESSRNIFYTGAAPNQQAIPAVDYLMENEGVQRWVLAGTDYVYPRTTNKILEAYLQQKGVKSEDIMINYTPFGHSDWQTIVADIKKFGSSGKKTAVVSTINGDANVPFYKELANQGIKATDIPVVAFSVGEEELAGIDTKPLVGHLAAWNYFQSVDVPENAEFIKTWKGFTKNDKRVTNDPMEAHYIGFNMWVKAVEKAGSTDPDKVIDALVGVSVPNLSGGYSAMMPNHHITKPVLIGEIQDNGQFNIVSQTPGLVVGDEWSDYLEGSKDLISDWRAPLSCGNFNVKTGKCGGQGAQAAAK